In a single window of the Raphanus sativus cultivar WK10039 chromosome 9, ASM80110v3, whole genome shotgun sequence genome:
- the LOC130499819 gene encoding kunitz trypsin inhibitor 2-like, with product MSSFPLVSFLVTLLLAAAVCTHGQELVTDTNGNIVRLNDQYFIQPVNTGNNGGGIVPLASKISLCLLGITQALPDEPGVRVSFSFPQTLIPPIPFTPVLTNVDITIEFKSNICKEFSKFWEVDASALVSEEPAIQINGNPRRRNSRFKIEKVGKEGRTNIYRFTTSDGTVGAVPGALESTQLVLTNDVAKTIFVKFIKFNAVTTDVASTSRVEKLGLRMIL from the coding sequence ATGTCATCATTCCCATTGGTCTCTTTTCTCGTCACTCTCCTGTTGGCTGCAGCCGTCTGCACCCACGGACAAGAACTGGTGACAGACACCAACGGAAACATAGTTCGACTCAATGATCAATACTTCATCCAACCAGTCAATACCGGGAATAACGGAGGTGGTATTGTCCCACTTGCTTCTAAAATTTCCCTTTGTCTACTTGGCATCACCCAAGCACTTCCGGACGAACCGGGCGTGCGGGTTAGCTTCTCCTTTCCACAGACGTTGATCCCTCCCATACCATTCACCCCTGTACTTACAAATGTCGATATAACCATCGAGTTCAAGTCCAACATATGCAAGGAGTTCTCCAAGTTCTGGGAAGTCGATGCATCCGCACTGGTTTCCGAAGAGCCTGCAATTCAAATCAATGGTAACCCGCGGCGAAGAAACAGCCGGTTTAAGATAGAGAAAGTGGGAAAAGAAGGAAGAACAAACATTTACAGATTTACTACTTCTGATGGAACCGTGGGAGCTGTCCCAGGGGCCTTGGAGAGTACACAGCTAGTTCTCACCAATGATGTGGCTAAGACCATATTTGTCAAATTCATCAAATTTAATGCTGTTACTACCGATGTTGCTTCTACTTCTCGTGTTGAGAAGTTAGGACTAAGGATGATTTTGTAA